Proteins found in one Corynebacterium zhongnanshanii genomic segment:
- a CDS encoding glycoside hydrolase family 3 N-terminal domain-containing protein: MRPRFAVVLSTVLASSALVLSSCSSSDDDAATSRDGNANASNTAAATPFPPADPGTIEDVANRAAGKMIATPITDWDSAVAAVDAGVRHLFVGTGSDFSILNGQGSPEKSIAALQERAGESLTVSVDEEGGIVQRLADIVGELPSAQEMAEKHSADEVRNMMRTHGEKIKKLGITVDFAPVVDLASGASAEENAIGSRSFSADPAVVVEYARAYAEGLQQAGITPVIKHFPGHGHATGDSHKGSVTVPPLPQLEQQDLVPFAQLVSIPGVQVMVGHMLVPELGTPEEQQLPASINPAVYHLLRTGGYSAAAGSPAPRFGGLIITDDLSGMAAVADSYSPEESTVAALVAGADQALAASGEVNVAQVVDAVRAAIIDGRISREHAQAAIDRSAEQAANNSGDNPAR; the protein is encoded by the coding sequence ATGCGCCCACGTTTTGCTGTTGTTTTATCGACTGTGTTAGCTAGTTCCGCACTTGTGCTGTCGAGCTGCTCCTCCTCCGATGATGATGCCGCCACATCCCGAGACGGAAACGCCAACGCATCGAACACCGCCGCTGCGACCCCTTTTCCTCCCGCGGACCCCGGCACCATCGAGGATGTCGCCAATCGCGCCGCCGGAAAAATGATCGCCACCCCCATCACGGACTGGGACTCCGCAGTCGCTGCGGTGGACGCCGGTGTGCGCCACCTGTTCGTTGGCACCGGCTCGGACTTCTCCATCCTCAACGGCCAGGGCTCCCCAGAGAAGTCCATCGCCGCGCTGCAGGAACGCGCCGGCGAATCGCTGACCGTCTCCGTGGATGAGGAAGGCGGAATCGTCCAACGCCTGGCCGACATCGTCGGCGAACTTCCCAGCGCACAAGAGATGGCAGAAAAGCACTCCGCCGACGAGGTGCGCAACATGATGCGCACCCACGGCGAAAAGATCAAAAAGCTCGGCATCACCGTGGACTTCGCCCCCGTGGTAGACCTCGCCAGCGGAGCTTCCGCAGAAGAAAACGCCATCGGCTCCCGATCCTTCAGCGCAGACCCCGCCGTGGTGGTAGAGTACGCCCGCGCCTACGCCGAAGGCCTCCAGCAAGCCGGCATCACCCCGGTCATCAAGCACTTCCCAGGCCACGGCCACGCCACCGGCGACTCCCACAAGGGCAGCGTCACCGTTCCACCCCTGCCGCAGCTCGAACAGCAGGACCTCGTCCCCTTCGCCCAACTCGTGAGCATCCCGGGTGTGCAGGTGATGGTCGGCCACATGCTCGTCCCGGAGCTCGGCACCCCAGAAGAACAGCAGCTCCCGGCCTCCATCAACCCGGCGGTCTACCACCTGCTGCGCACCGGCGGCTACTCCGCGGCAGCCGGAAGTCCCGCGCCCCGCTTCGGCGGCCTCATCATCACGGACGACTTGTCCGGTATGGCGGCCGTGGCAGACAGCTACTCCCCCGAAGAATCCACAGTAGCTGCACTGGTTGCTGGAGCCGATCAGGCGCTGGCCGCGTCGGGGGAAGTCAACGTTGCGCAGGTGGTGGACGCGGTGCGCGCGGCGATTATCGACGGTCGGATTAGCCGCGAGCACGCCCAAGCAGCCATCGATCGCTCCGCCGAGCAGGCCGCCAATAACTCCGGCGACAACCCCGCGCGCTAG
- a CDS encoding VanW family protein → MKNQHPVKPRHRRRQKQRRIPLWIWGLLLLTGLGGVVYGVDYAMSEGQLPRGVTVGGVEIGGMSPNQAEQRLRNELGESVRKPVTIEAGTLTSVIEPTQSGLQVNWPGTVDQAGQQPLNPITRLTSFWKKREVGIVSSFNDANLDRSILRVERELDRPAENAALAVDDRGKADIKNDIPGQHVDRAVLREGIERQWLNKTRTVKVDADVINAAIRVDAAKALAKDIVEPATSGPLTFKGRDNVTAEIRPEDMGKILTFPEEGDTLRVDWNMDAAKDILQPQLASTEVEFRNANFRISGNDVTVIPHSDGVSIKWDQTLEDFQGKALNKKEREHEVFYEDKKATYTTEQAKNARFDDVMGEFTTGGFSSASGVNIRRVAEMVDGAIVLPGETFSLNGHTGPRGEAQGFVKSGIILNGKADEAVGGGISQFATTLYNASYFAGMDDVAHKPHSYYISRYPEGREATVYEGAIDLKFKNPFNTPARIVATTTSNSVTVKLMGVKHVNVESITGPRTNPTQPQVRQGSGDKCIPSSGAPGFTVTDTRVVKDLSGKELRRNTTTTKYDPNPIVRCGGGGRGDAGAGAGGGAAGGGAGGARDDAPAPGGAGGGALAVPDLRDLGL, encoded by the coding sequence GTGAAAAACCAACACCCCGTGAAACCTCGTCATAGGCGCCGTCAGAAGCAACGCCGCATTCCGCTGTGGATTTGGGGCCTGCTGCTGCTCACCGGCCTGGGCGGGGTGGTCTACGGAGTGGACTACGCCATGAGCGAGGGGCAACTGCCCCGCGGCGTGACCGTCGGCGGTGTGGAGATCGGCGGAATGAGCCCTAACCAGGCGGAACAGCGCCTGCGCAACGAGCTCGGCGAGAGCGTGCGCAAGCCCGTCACCATCGAAGCCGGCACGCTCACCAGCGTGATCGAACCCACCCAATCCGGGCTGCAGGTCAACTGGCCCGGCACGGTGGATCAGGCCGGACAGCAGCCGCTGAACCCGATTACGCGCCTGACGAGCTTCTGGAAGAAGCGGGAGGTGGGCATTGTTTCTTCTTTCAACGACGCCAACCTGGACCGAAGCATCTTACGCGTGGAACGTGAACTCGACCGCCCCGCTGAAAATGCTGCGCTGGCGGTGGACGATCGAGGCAAGGCGGACATTAAGAACGACATCCCAGGTCAACACGTGGACCGGGCGGTGTTGCGTGAAGGCATCGAGCGCCAGTGGCTCAACAAGACGCGCACCGTGAAGGTGGACGCGGACGTTATTAATGCGGCCATCCGTGTAGACGCGGCCAAGGCTCTGGCGAAGGATATCGTGGAGCCGGCGACCTCCGGGCCGCTGACGTTCAAGGGACGGGACAACGTCACCGCTGAGATTCGCCCCGAGGACATGGGCAAGATCCTCACGTTCCCCGAGGAGGGCGATACCTTGAGGGTGGACTGGAACATGGACGCGGCGAAGGACATCCTTCAGCCGCAGCTGGCCTCCACCGAGGTGGAGTTCCGCAACGCGAACTTCCGGATTTCCGGCAATGATGTGACGGTGATTCCGCACTCCGATGGAGTGTCCATCAAGTGGGATCAGACTTTGGAGGATTTCCAGGGCAAGGCACTGAACAAGAAAGAGCGCGAGCACGAGGTCTTCTACGAGGACAAGAAGGCAACCTACACCACGGAGCAGGCGAAGAACGCGCGCTTCGACGACGTGATGGGCGAGTTCACCACCGGCGGCTTCAGTAGCGCTAGCGGAGTGAATATTCGACGCGTGGCGGAGATGGTCGACGGAGCCATCGTCCTGCCCGGCGAGACCTTCAGCCTGAACGGGCACACCGGCCCTCGCGGAGAGGCTCAGGGCTTCGTGAAGTCCGGCATCATCCTCAACGGCAAGGCCGACGAGGCCGTGGGCGGCGGCATCTCTCAGTTCGCCACCACCCTGTACAACGCCTCCTACTTTGCCGGCATGGACGACGTGGCCCACAAGCCGCACAGCTACTACATCTCCCGCTACCCCGAGGGACGTGAGGCGACCGTGTACGAAGGCGCGATTGACCTGAAGTTCAAGAACCCGTTCAACACGCCGGCACGCATTGTCGCTACGACCACCAGCAACTCCGTGACCGTGAAGCTGATGGGTGTGAAGCACGTGAACGTGGAGTCCATCACCGGCCCACGGACCAACCCCACCCAGCCGCAGGTCCGCCAGGGGAGTGGTGACAAGTGCATCCCATCCTCCGGCGCCCCAGGGTTTACCGTGACGGATACGCGCGTGGTGAAGGATCTGTCCGGCAAGGAGCTGCGCAGGAATACCACCACCACGAAGTACGACCCGAACCCGATCGTGCGCTGCGGCGGCGGGGGCAGGGGCGACGCTGGCGCTGGTGCCGGAGGGGGTGCCGCCGGTGGAGGTGCTGGTGGTGCTCGGGATGATGCTCCCGCGCCGGGCGGCGCTGGCGGCGGGGCGCTTGCGGTGCCAGATCTGAGGGATTTGGGGCTGTAG
- the wecB gene encoding non-hydrolyzing UDP-N-acetylglucosamine 2-epimerase, which translates to MSRPKVMTVYGTRPEAIKVAPLIKELERDERFESIAVSTGQHKEMLEQVNTMFGITPTVDLQLMKQGQGLNELVSRAIAGLDSVIDEYNPDVIVSQGDTSTAAAAAIAGFHRDVKIVHLEAGLRTGDILSPFPEEANRKIIGQVASLHLAPTAGAKENLCIENIDSRGIVVTGNTVIDALLEAASWNTRFEDPALAEAASGNRRMVVVTTHRRENLDAMKEIGGAVQDLAIIYPDVQFVLPLHLNPLVRSAVLPEVESLGNVLITDPLPYDQFTKLLNRADVILTDSGGVQEEAPSLGKPVLVMRNNTERPEAVDAGTVKLVGTDRKLIVAESRLLLDDDDAYDAMANAVNPYGDGFGAPRAVAAIAELLGVGERLADFSVKNESRVLL; encoded by the coding sequence ATGTCACGGCCGAAGGTGATGACGGTGTACGGAACTCGTCCTGAGGCAATCAAAGTCGCTCCGCTCATTAAGGAGCTGGAGCGGGACGAGAGGTTCGAGTCCATTGCTGTTTCCACTGGTCAGCACAAGGAAATGCTCGAACAGGTCAACACCATGTTTGGCATTACGCCCACGGTGGACCTGCAACTCATGAAGCAGGGGCAGGGCCTCAATGAACTGGTGTCCCGCGCTATTGCCGGGCTTGATTCGGTCATTGATGAATACAATCCAGACGTTATCGTTTCTCAAGGCGATACTTCCACTGCCGCCGCTGCCGCTATCGCTGGTTTCCACCGCGACGTGAAAATTGTTCACCTGGAAGCGGGCCTGCGCACCGGCGATATTCTGTCCCCATTCCCTGAAGAAGCCAACCGTAAAATTATCGGTCAGGTAGCATCCCTGCACCTCGCCCCAACTGCCGGCGCGAAAGAGAACCTGTGCATTGAAAACATCGATTCCCGTGGCATAGTGGTCACCGGAAATACGGTCATCGACGCACTTTTGGAAGCAGCAAGCTGGAACACTCGTTTTGAGGATCCGGCATTGGCGGAGGCGGCGTCGGGGAATCGGCGAATGGTCGTGGTGACCACGCACCGGCGTGAAAACCTGGACGCAATGAAGGAAATCGGCGGCGCGGTACAGGACCTGGCGATCATTTACCCCGACGTTCAATTCGTCCTGCCGCTGCACCTGAACCCGCTGGTGCGCTCCGCGGTGCTGCCGGAGGTGGAGTCCCTCGGCAACGTGCTCATCACCGATCCGCTGCCGTATGACCAGTTCACGAAGCTGCTGAACCGCGCCGACGTGATCCTGACGGACTCCGGCGGGGTACAGGAGGAGGCGCCGTCCCTGGGCAAGCCCGTGCTGGTGATGCGCAACAACACCGAGCGCCCCGAAGCCGTGGACGCCGGCACGGTCAAGCTGGTGGGCACGGACCGCAAGCTGATCGTCGCCGAATCCCGCCTGCTGCTGGATGACGATGATGCCTACGACGCCATGGCCAATGCGGTGAATCCGTATGGTGATGGGTTCGGCGCCCCACGTGCTGTCGCGGCGATCGCGGAGCTTCTGGGCGTGGGCGAGCGGCTGGCGGACTTCAGCGTGAAGAACGAGTCCCGGGTGCTGCTCTAA
- the wecC gene encoding UDP-N-acetyl-D-mannosamine dehydrogenase has translation MQQFESVCVVGLGYIGLPTAAFIASKNIKVTGVDVNPTFVESINRGEVPFVEPGFDELLEKVVSEGYLVAQSEQIEADAYIVCVPTPFKDNHEVDPKYINSAAEAMAPHLKPGALVVLESTSPPGTTRAMADTLLNLRPDLSLDEGADNAIFVAHCPERVLPGQIMEEMENNDRVIGGLTPRATQMACDLYGTFCTAELLQTDATTAEMAKLTENSFRDINIAFANELSLISDRLGIDVWELIELANHHPRVNILQPGPGVGGHCIAVDPWFIVSSVPEEAKLIRLAREVNDAKPEWVLGKVNKALESLEKPVVAALGIAFKNDIDDLRESPSLDIVRTLAEDNPGYDLRVVEPNIDALPHSLAAFDNVQLQSVEDAVAAADVVLLLVNHKEFIELGRSTLDGKTVIDTKGIWRK, from the coding sequence ATGCAACAATTTGAGTCAGTATGTGTGGTTGGGCTCGGATACATCGGCCTTCCCACTGCAGCGTTCATCGCCTCGAAAAACATCAAAGTGACGGGCGTGGACGTCAACCCCACCTTCGTGGAATCCATTAATCGGGGCGAGGTTCCTTTCGTGGAGCCGGGCTTTGATGAGCTGCTGGAGAAGGTCGTGTCCGAGGGCTATTTGGTGGCCCAGTCCGAGCAGATTGAGGCGGACGCCTACATTGTCTGCGTGCCTACGCCTTTTAAGGACAATCACGAGGTTGATCCGAAGTACATCAATTCCGCGGCGGAAGCTATGGCGCCCCACCTGAAGCCGGGTGCGCTGGTGGTGCTGGAATCCACCTCCCCTCCAGGAACCACCCGTGCCATGGCGGACACTCTGCTGAATTTGCGCCCCGATCTGTCCCTGGATGAGGGCGCGGACAATGCCATTTTCGTGGCGCACTGCCCGGAGCGCGTTCTACCTGGACAAATCATGGAGGAGATGGAGAATAACGACCGCGTTATTGGCGGCCTCACTCCTCGCGCAACGCAGATGGCCTGCGACCTCTACGGCACTTTCTGCACCGCTGAATTGCTGCAGACGGACGCAACCACCGCAGAAATGGCGAAGCTGACGGAAAACTCCTTCCGGGACATCAACATTGCGTTCGCCAATGAGTTGTCCCTGATTAGCGATCGCCTGGGAATTGATGTGTGGGAGCTGATCGAGTTGGCGAACCACCACCCTCGCGTGAACATTTTGCAACCAGGGCCGGGCGTCGGAGGACATTGCATTGCGGTGGACCCATGGTTCATTGTGTCGTCGGTGCCGGAGGAGGCAAAGCTCATTCGCTTGGCCCGTGAAGTCAATGATGCCAAGCCGGAGTGGGTATTGGGCAAGGTCAATAAGGCGCTGGAATCCCTGGAAAAGCCAGTCGTTGCGGCGCTGGGAATTGCGTTTAAGAACGATATTGATGACCTTCGCGAGTCGCCGTCCTTGGATATTGTGCGCACGCTCGCCGAGGACAATCCGGGTTACGACCTGCGCGTGGTTGAGCCAAATATCGACGCCCTGCCTCACTCCTTGGCAGCATTCGACAATGTTCAACTGCAATCCGTGGAGGACGCAGTTGCAGCCGCGGATGTGGTGTTGTTGCTGGTGAACCACAAGGAGTTTATTGAGCTGGGCCGCTCCACCTTGGACGGCAAGACGGTGATCGACACGAAGGGAATCTGGCGTAAATAG
- a CDS encoding glycosyltransferase family 4 protein: MPQRRWSWLSKILTDAGGHEVVVITPPPMQEQASSFKDYARQLRSASHHNSPKGERGIGGELIIRSGYFPNGDSLTAKIAHQAAGALSTVWTVFRYRQCLRDVDLIIGTVPALPTAALAAVIARYMKVPFVIDLRDAWPDLLAYADKWNKSLGKTSLRERVLRKGPLPAVVNMTRQVLSTVLDKADGIIVTSENFRERLLYTLDDKSTPRNVLTIRNVFPPESHDTGAIAPAEKQRGLHVLYAGTLGRAQNLENALKAAALVRNAGYDIHLTFVGAGAAKKRLHEIARQEGIEAEFLRRRPADSLNDLYSWADTALVHLTDWEPLEWTVPSKTYELMEVGVHISGVVSGEGGHLIEQLGAGHVVEPENPEALAALWIKLINNPSLLTPSDKGQRWVKRLREESVPDDVLSFLNRVVA; encoded by the coding sequence GTGCCACAACGGCGTTGGTCATGGCTCAGTAAGATTCTTACGGACGCCGGCGGGCACGAGGTGGTGGTGATTACGCCACCGCCGATGCAGGAACAAGCCTCCTCCTTTAAGGATTATGCGCGGCAACTCCGCAGTGCGAGCCACCACAATTCACCGAAGGGTGAACGCGGCATTGGTGGAGAGCTGATTATCCGTAGTGGCTATTTCCCCAATGGCGATTCCCTCACCGCGAAAATTGCGCACCAGGCGGCCGGGGCATTGTCCACCGTGTGGACCGTGTTTCGGTATCGGCAGTGCCTGCGGGATGTTGATCTGATTATCGGCACGGTTCCCGCACTACCCACCGCAGCGCTGGCCGCGGTTATTGCGCGATACATGAAGGTGCCCTTTGTAATTGACCTGAGGGATGCCTGGCCAGACCTGTTGGCGTATGCCGATAAATGGAACAAATCTTTGGGAAAGACGTCCCTGCGCGAGCGCGTGTTGAGGAAAGGGCCATTGCCCGCGGTGGTGAACATGACCCGGCAGGTGCTATCCACGGTGCTGGATAAGGCCGATGGGATTATCGTGACCTCGGAGAACTTTCGTGAGCGTTTGCTGTACACATTGGACGACAAGTCCACACCCCGCAATGTGCTGACGATCCGGAATGTCTTTCCCCCGGAATCACACGACACGGGAGCCATTGCGCCAGCTGAAAAACAGCGCGGTTTACATGTGCTCTACGCTGGTACGCTGGGGCGGGCACAGAACCTAGAAAACGCGCTGAAGGCTGCGGCACTGGTTCGTAACGCTGGGTATGACATCCATCTGACTTTTGTGGGCGCCGGGGCTGCGAAAAAACGCCTCCATGAAATTGCCCGGCAAGAAGGAATTGAGGCCGAGTTTCTGCGCCGCCGCCCGGCAGATTCCCTCAATGATTTGTATAGCTGGGCCGATACCGCGCTGGTTCACCTGACGGACTGGGAACCACTGGAATGGACCGTGCCGTCCAAGACCTACGAGCTCATGGAAGTGGGAGTACACATTTCCGGTGTGGTCAGCGGCGAAGGTGGACACCTCATTGAGCAGCTGGGTGCGGGACATGTGGTGGAACCCGAAAACCCCGAGGCGTTGGCGGCTTTATGGATCAAGCTCATCAATAACCCGAGCTTGCTGACCCCTTCGGACAAGGGACAGCGCTGGGTGAAGCGGTTGAGGGAAGAATCCGTGCCCGATGACGTGCTTAGCTTCCTTAATCGGGTGGTGGCGTAA
- a CDS encoding glycosyltransferase: MNTLGITLQRAACVCSFSLHHLLTEPRSFVQKIAQRFDRTAPWMQRLAAPGQSVYIDGQLYVNNAGTWERRASMMHEGIGRVVTRLVNGGEAAEREAASIIESPTAHQNAGRGATVAYVLTNSLPFTQSGYSLRSRAIMDMYERMGMRVRGITRLGYPLVIGHLRFPIDDARHNMTRLVGWRYPWTERKRADYAAELLVEKARDMQATVLHTTTPYANAQVVSRAARQLGIPWIYEMRGLAQDTWLSRMPAELAEVAAGSEQYAHAWEQEVDAARKAAAVVCISQVIKNMLVAAGVDEEKIFVLPNGVEEQWLQRSYDVAALRLELGWEPEREDAVYIGVISALVGYEGIDLLIEAMQQVRKNIRLVIVGDGEEYHRLVDQVEALKLQDRIRFYGRVPHEEVWKYYAALDALIIPRRDERVTRAVPPMKPLMAMACDKAIIASDLPALKEITGGRAVYVEPGNTAALAQAIDDVQCFRHNAGSRHSVRPRDSTGSRDSTGLHSVAADNTWQRHEKLLSTVYEFLGQE; the protein is encoded by the coding sequence ATGAACACCCTGGGAATTACGCTGCAGCGAGCCGCATGCGTGTGTAGTTTTTCGCTGCATCATCTGCTGACCGAGCCGCGCAGTTTTGTGCAGAAGATTGCGCAGCGCTTCGACCGTACTGCACCCTGGATGCAGCGCCTGGCTGCTCCCGGACAGTCTGTGTATATTGACGGCCAGCTCTACGTGAATAACGCGGGAACCTGGGAGCGGAGAGCATCAATGATGCACGAAGGAATTGGCCGGGTTGTTACGCGCCTTGTTAATGGGGGTGAGGCGGCTGAGCGAGAGGCGGCGTCGATTATAGAAAGCCCCACAGCGCACCAGAATGCGGGGCGCGGCGCCACCGTGGCGTATGTTCTCACCAATTCACTGCCGTTTACCCAGTCGGGGTATTCGCTGCGGTCCCGGGCGATCATGGACATGTACGAACGCATGGGAATGCGCGTGCGGGGAATTACTCGGCTGGGATATCCGCTGGTTATCGGGCATCTCCGTTTTCCCATTGACGATGCGCGTCATAATATGACCCGATTGGTGGGGTGGCGCTATCCCTGGACCGAGCGGAAACGGGCCGACTATGCCGCGGAATTGCTGGTGGAAAAAGCGCGGGACATGCAAGCCACCGTGCTTCACACCACAACGCCATATGCCAATGCGCAGGTGGTGTCCCGTGCCGCGCGGCAGCTAGGGATCCCGTGGATCTATGAAATGCGGGGGCTTGCACAGGACACGTGGTTGTCACGGATGCCGGCAGAGCTGGCTGAGGTGGCTGCAGGCTCGGAGCAGTATGCCCACGCCTGGGAACAGGAAGTGGACGCCGCCCGCAAGGCCGCGGCCGTGGTGTGCATCAGCCAGGTAATCAAGAACATGCTGGTCGCGGCGGGTGTGGACGAGGAGAAGATCTTCGTGCTCCCCAACGGAGTGGAGGAGCAGTGGCTGCAGCGGAGCTATGATGTGGCGGCGCTGCGGCTGGAGCTGGGGTGGGAGCCCGAGCGCGAGGACGCGGTCTACATCGGCGTGATCAGCGCGCTGGTGGGCTACGAGGGCATTGATCTGTTGATCGAAGCAATGCAGCAGGTGCGTAAAAATATTCGCCTGGTCATCGTGGGCGATGGGGAAGAATATCACCGCCTTGTGGACCAGGTGGAGGCCTTGAAACTGCAGGACCGCATTCGTTTTTATGGGCGTGTGCCTCATGAGGAGGTGTGGAAATATTATGCGGCACTTGATGCCTTGATCATCCCACGCAGAGATGAAAGAGTCACACGGGCAGTGCCACCCATGAAGCCGTTGATGGCCATGGCGTGTGATAAAGCAATCATTGCCAGCGATCTTCCGGCGCTCAAGGAGATCACAGGTGGTCGAGCGGTATATGTGGAACCGGGGAATACCGCGGCATTGGCTCAGGCAATTGATGACGTACAATGCTTCCGGCATAATGCGGGGTCGCGCCATTCCGTGAGGCCACGCGATTCCACGGGGTCTCGCGATTCCACCGGGTTACATTCCGTGGCCGCGGACAATACGTGGCAGCGGCACGAAAAACTTCTCAGTACAGTATATGAATTTTTAGGACAAGAATAG
- a CDS encoding glycosyltransferase family 4 protein gives MIKDLWDQGDFESIVALDHEELNDPKDRTLYKEAQAAVELITLSQRYSSEEITDKGGIRLQSRTKVVTILHSSLPNHIGGYTGRAQGLLKGLQGNGLTVIGYTRPGFIQERVDKRARPPYEDDVVDGVRYRHLSTDFPRKRGEFRYMLDCVSKYLEVFEREQPNVVHVRSTYLIALPALIAAHQLGLPVLYEISGLWELVFQGRGAYGKANRIARMEDATVASADCVVSMNHSMANLLKERNEKSVEIGLVPNAVDATRFSLVPPLDEVETFNYDIGYVGSLVDYEGLDVLLHAIHELKKKGKTVTAKIVGGGKEEKFLRKLAHDLGIDDQVNLAGKVPASQAVYQFNDVKMVCLPRKSTPATECVTPLKPFEAMAAGRPLLVSSVSALSELAQGGRIARVFQEQDPESLAREIEYLLDDADVQRTMVKNAQQTIAEEYSWSLVSERMKNSLLSIAAPAKKLPLLRRQDAGNLISL, from the coding sequence ATGATTAAAGACTTATGGGACCAGGGCGATTTTGAGTCCATCGTGGCCTTGGATCACGAGGAACTGAACGATCCGAAAGATCGCACCCTGTATAAGGAAGCTCAGGCGGCCGTGGAGCTGATTACCCTGTCTCAGCGGTACTCTTCGGAGGAGATTACGGATAAGGGTGGTATTCGCCTCCAGAGCCGCACCAAGGTTGTCACCATTTTGCACTCGTCCCTGCCGAACCACATTGGTGGCTACACCGGGCGCGCCCAGGGACTGCTGAAGGGCCTGCAGGGAAACGGCCTGACCGTTATTGGTTACACGCGACCAGGCTTTATTCAGGAGCGGGTGGATAAGCGCGCCCGTCCGCCATACGAGGACGACGTGGTCGATGGCGTGCGCTACCGTCACCTGTCCACGGACTTTCCCCGCAAGAGGGGCGAGTTCCGCTACATGCTGGACTGCGTCTCTAAGTACTTAGAGGTCTTTGAGCGCGAGCAGCCGAATGTGGTGCACGTGCGGTCCACGTATCTGATTGCGCTGCCGGCGTTGATTGCAGCACATCAGCTGGGGTTGCCGGTGCTGTATGAAATCTCTGGCCTGTGGGAGCTGGTATTCCAGGGCCGCGGGGCATATGGAAAGGCCAACCGGATTGCGCGCATGGAGGATGCCACGGTGGCGTCTGCCGATTGCGTGGTCTCCATGAACCACTCCATGGCCAACCTGCTGAAGGAACGCAACGAGAAGTCCGTGGAGATCGGCCTTGTCCCCAATGCCGTGGATGCCACCCGCTTTAGCCTGGTTCCTCCGCTGGATGAGGTGGAGACCTTCAATTACGACATCGGCTATGTGGGCTCCCTGGTGGATTACGAGGGCCTGGACGTGTTGCTGCACGCCATTCACGAGCTGAAGAAGAAGGGCAAGACCGTCACCGCGAAAATCGTAGGTGGTGGCAAGGAGGAAAAGTTCCTGCGCAAGCTGGCCCATGATCTGGGGATCGACGACCAGGTCAATCTCGCAGGAAAGGTTCCCGCCAGCCAGGCCGTGTACCAATTTAACGACGTCAAAATGGTGTGCCTGCCCCGAAAGTCCACCCCGGCCACTGAGTGCGTCACGCCACTGAAACCGTTCGAGGCGATGGCCGCCGGCCGCCCGCTGCTGGTCTCCAGCGTCTCGGCGCTTAGCGAACTGGCGCAGGGCGGAAGGATCGCGCGTGTGTTCCAGGAGCAGGATCCGGAGTCCCTCGCCCGGGAGATTGAATATCTCCTCGACGACGCCGACGTGCAGCGCACCATGGTCAAGAATGCTCAGCAGACCATTGCGGAGGAATACAGCTGGAGTCTTGTGTCCGAGAGGATGAAAAACTCCCTGCTCAGCATCGCGGCACCGGCGAAGAAGCTGCCGCTGCTGCGTAGGCAGGACGCTGGAAACCTCATTTCCCTCTAA